From a region of the Leptospirillum ferriphilum genome:
- a CDS encoding bifunctional transaldolase/phosoglucose isomerase, protein MSSPSNPTGADTPSRVKELSALGQSIWLDSISRELMDSGKLDHLIRVVGIRGMTSNPTIFEKAINGSSAYDGEIAFLARRGYTPQQILRVLMVRDIQRACDFFRPVHQETQGNDGFVSIEVNPLLAHKTEETIAEARLLHRLVNRPNLMVKVPGTPEGMPAIEALTAIGMSINVTLLFSPRAYQDAAEAYIRGLEAFVAKGGDPSRVHSVASVFVSRIDTLVDKKLEALSSSSGKDPQIDPKSLLGRAGIDNSRVIYDLFRELFHSNRFSEMALRGGHVQRPLWASTGTKNPAYSDVLYVDSLTAPETVNTVPESTLNFYLDHGSVQLAIDPASRAVSKDPGETFRKLEAVGIRMEDVFSQLVTEGVKAFDQSFVTLTNTLEEKARSLKGTGGSSGLSKLFIQDKRFLGEAATLKSDWQRDRVLERLLEGDPSLFPGDSGKNARAMGFLSDIDRLTERRSEFLAAGEELRAKKIRTILWLGMGGSILSTLALAESFSDPDVCILGVDTTDPETIVRLAEEAGLGGEGGAPPSLRIVVSSQSGSTLEVSSLYSYFRALLEKKGVRAAGEYFWALTDPSSSLESLAIREKFGRIIRNTPGIPGRFSAFSVPVLLAASLLKGPRGLDQAMNASRLAYEALQKNGYDGRGLSLAVFLGAGYRTGRDKVLLFGPPKLSGWFEQLLAEGTGKSGTGWIPSGPGNADDRSEKEKPSDRLLLEIAFPESPDMDSLSRISRMEEAGESSFFFTVNSEADIYSFFLDAMVGVSLAARDRGVNPFEAPDVALPKEKTRDILDRFAQVGSRVWEEPQTKTYLKPVFKNEDVSIFAEGFSPKISPSGDLSGSVHSLLDDLVQVRKKSPYLVLQSWLPSPEKEEGRLLCWGKWVSRRYSLPVMVVRGPAFLHMVGQVHKGGPAEGLFLQFSVKDMMDLPVPGQPYGFATLFRSQQLGDFFALSQLGHPVAELRFSSRTEAERFLDSSLKQV, encoded by the coding sequence ATGTCCTCCCCTTCCAATCCGACGGGGGCCGACACCCCATCCCGCGTCAAGGAGCTGTCAGCTCTGGGACAAAGTATCTGGTTGGACAGCATCAGTCGGGAACTGATGGATTCCGGAAAACTGGACCATCTGATTCGCGTGGTCGGGATCCGCGGAATGACCTCCAATCCAACCATCTTTGAAAAAGCAATTAATGGAAGCTCTGCGTATGACGGTGAGATCGCATTTCTGGCGAGAAGAGGATATACCCCCCAGCAGATCCTTCGCGTCCTGATGGTGAGGGACATTCAGCGGGCATGCGATTTTTTCCGTCCCGTCCATCAGGAAACCCAGGGAAACGATGGATTCGTTTCCATCGAAGTCAATCCTCTCCTTGCGCACAAAACCGAAGAAACCATTGCCGAGGCCCGGCTGCTCCATCGCCTTGTCAATCGGCCGAATCTGATGGTCAAGGTGCCGGGAACGCCCGAAGGGATGCCGGCCATCGAAGCCCTGACGGCGATCGGGATGTCCATCAATGTCACACTCCTTTTTTCTCCCCGTGCCTATCAAGATGCGGCGGAAGCCTATATCCGGGGGCTCGAAGCCTTTGTGGCAAAAGGGGGAGACCCTTCCCGCGTGCACAGCGTGGCAAGCGTTTTTGTGAGCCGCATCGACACCCTGGTGGACAAAAAACTCGAGGCACTTTCGTCGTCTTCGGGAAAAGACCCCCAAATCGATCCAAAATCCCTTCTGGGACGGGCCGGAATTGATAACAGCCGAGTGATTTATGATCTTTTCCGGGAGCTTTTTCACTCGAACCGTTTTTCGGAAATGGCTCTCCGGGGAGGGCATGTCCAGAGGCCTCTGTGGGCCTCGACGGGGACAAAAAATCCCGCATACTCGGACGTTCTTTATGTGGATTCCCTGACGGCTCCGGAAACGGTCAACACGGTTCCGGAATCCACCCTCAATTTCTATCTCGATCACGGATCGGTGCAATTGGCGATCGACCCTGCCTCACGGGCTGTTTCCAAAGATCCGGGGGAAACTTTCCGGAAGCTGGAGGCTGTTGGAATCCGGATGGAGGACGTTTTTTCCCAGCTGGTGACCGAAGGGGTGAAAGCCTTTGACCAGTCTTTTGTCACGCTGACGAATACGCTTGAGGAAAAGGCCCGTTCCCTGAAGGGAACGGGAGGATCATCAGGCTTGTCGAAACTCTTTATCCAGGACAAAAGGTTTTTAGGGGAAGCAGCGACGCTGAAGTCCGACTGGCAGCGGGACAGAGTTCTGGAAAGGCTCCTGGAAGGGGATCCCTCCCTCTTTCCGGGCGACTCCGGAAAAAACGCCAGGGCGATGGGATTCCTATCCGACATTGACCGCCTGACGGAGCGCCGGAGTGAATTCCTGGCCGCGGGAGAAGAACTTCGCGCCAAGAAGATCCGGACGATTTTATGGCTTGGGATGGGAGGGTCGATCCTCTCGACACTGGCGCTTGCGGAATCTTTTTCAGATCCGGACGTCTGCATTCTGGGTGTGGACACCACAGATCCGGAAACCATTGTCCGGCTTGCAGAAGAGGCAGGACTGGGCGGAGAAGGCGGTGCTCCACCTTCCTTGCGCATTGTTGTCTCCTCACAGTCTGGATCCACCCTGGAAGTGTCGAGTTTATACTCCTATTTCCGGGCACTTCTTGAGAAAAAAGGAGTCCGGGCAGCGGGAGAATATTTCTGGGCGCTGACCGATCCTTCTTCTTCCCTGGAATCTCTTGCCATCCGGGAAAAGTTTGGCCGGATTATCCGGAATACTCCTGGAATCCCCGGACGGTTTTCCGCGTTTTCTGTGCCAGTTTTACTGGCCGCTTCCCTTTTAAAGGGGCCGCGGGGTCTGGATCAGGCCATGAACGCGAGTCGCCTGGCCTACGAAGCTCTCCAGAAAAACGGGTATGATGGACGGGGACTGAGCCTTGCCGTTTTCCTTGGTGCCGGTTATCGGACGGGACGGGACAAGGTGTTGTTGTTTGGTCCCCCAAAGCTTTCCGGGTGGTTTGAACAGTTGCTGGCCGAAGGAACCGGAAAGTCCGGCACCGGCTGGATTCCTTCCGGTCCGGGAAATGCCGATGACAGGTCTGAAAAAGAAAAACCGTCCGACCGCCTTCTTTTGGAGATTGCTTTCCCGGAGTCTCCGGACATGGACTCTTTGTCCAGGATTTCCCGCATGGAAGAAGCCGGGGAGTCTTCATTTTTCTTCACGGTCAATTCGGAAGCAGACATCTACTCGTTTTTCCTGGATGCCATGGTCGGGGTTTCCCTTGCGGCCAGGGATCGGGGCGTCAATCCCTTCGAAGCTCCGGACGTGGCTCTTCCGAAGGAAAAAACCCGGGACATTCTGGACCGTTTTGCTCAGGTGGGGAGCCGAGTCTGGGAGGAACCCCAGACGAAGACGTACCTTAAGCCGGTCTTTAAGAATGAGGATGTGTCGATTTTTGCGGAAGGATTTTCGCCGAAGATTTCTCCCTCCGGAGATCTGTCTGGATCTGTTCACTCCTTGTTGGACGATCTTGTGCAGGTTCGGAAAAAGTCTCCTTATCTTGTCCTGCAATCCTGGCTCCCGTCCCCGGAAAAGGAGGAGGGGCGCCTCCTGTGTTGGGGAAAATGGGTTTCCCGGCGATATTCCCTGCCGGTGATGGTTGTTCGGGGTCCCGCTTTTTTGCACATGGTTGGACAGGTGCACAAGGGAGGACCGGCGGAAGGGCTTTTCCTCCAGTTTTCCGTCAAGGACATGATGGACTTGCCTGTTCCGGGACAGCCGTACGGGTTTGCAACCCTTTTTCGTTCCCAGCAGCTGGGGGACTTTTTTGCCCTTTCCCAGTTGGGACACCCCGTGGCTGAACTGCGGTTTTCGAGTCGCACGGAGGCGGAGCGTTTTCTCGATTCGTCCCTGAAGCAGGTATAA
- the tkt gene encoding transketolase, with translation MSNIDDRAINTIRMLALDAVQKANSGHPGTPMGFASPAYVLWSEYLRFNPKDPAWPNRDRFVLSAGHASMLLYGLLHLFGYGLELEDLRNFRQWGSRTPGHPEYGHTAGVETTTGPLGQGFSNAVGMAMGLRYAGGIFNRPGHSILDPRVFVVAGDGDMMEGISNEAASLAGHQGLSNLICLYDDNHISIDGSTSLAFTEEVGDRFLALNWSVRYVKDGNDREEVRAALAWATDPEIQMEEEAGTPKLIVIRTHIGFGSPKYQDTAHAHGSALGAEEVLNTKRNLGWPETPDFFVPEDVREHFDALAREKTRAQNRWQEELKKYGEAYPDLLVLWKEWMSGDALGKKVLENYPPYSPDPKGLATRQAFGEALQVASKELPALWGGSADLAPSNNTLIKGEVDCQKGTPTGKNLHFGVREHAMGGILNGMSLTGMVRPYGGTFLVFSDYMRGAMRLSALMHQPVLYVLTHDSIGLGEDGPTHQPVEHLAGLRAIPGMTVYRPGDANETVQALSIILADRTGPACLVLSRQKVPTLPVSLETVRKGVETGGYIVRETGENPSLVLVASGSELGLLWQVQDLLKERKIATRLVSVPSISRLRRQTPESIARIFPADRPRVLVEAAHPMGWYPLARPGDLVLGMETFGASAPAERLMEAFGFTPEAVLSRIDRQWPGGSFR, from the coding sequence ATGTCAAACATTGACGATCGCGCCATCAACACGATTCGCATGCTGGCTCTGGATGCTGTCCAGAAGGCCAATTCCGGTCATCCGGGAACGCCGATGGGATTTGCTTCACCGGCCTACGTCCTGTGGTCGGAATACCTCCGGTTCAACCCGAAGGATCCGGCCTGGCCCAACCGGGATCGCTTTGTCCTGTCGGCCGGTCATGCGTCCATGCTTTTGTATGGCTTGCTCCACCTTTTTGGCTATGGTCTTGAACTTGAAGATCTCCGGAATTTTCGCCAGTGGGGGAGCCGGACTCCAGGACATCCGGAATACGGGCATACGGCGGGTGTGGAGACAACCACCGGACCCCTCGGGCAGGGTTTTTCAAACGCTGTCGGGATGGCTATGGGTTTGCGTTATGCCGGTGGCATTTTTAACCGTCCGGGGCATTCCATTCTCGATCCCCGCGTCTTTGTCGTGGCTGGTGATGGGGACATGATGGAAGGGATCTCAAACGAAGCGGCTTCCCTGGCCGGCCATCAGGGGCTTTCCAACCTGATCTGTCTCTACGACGACAATCATATCTCGATCGATGGGTCCACGAGCCTTGCGTTTACCGAAGAAGTCGGAGACCGCTTCCTGGCGCTGAACTGGTCCGTCCGGTATGTCAAGGACGGAAATGACCGTGAGGAGGTCCGGGCCGCTCTCGCCTGGGCAACAGACCCCGAAATTCAGATGGAGGAGGAGGCAGGCACGCCAAAGCTGATCGTCATCCGGACACACATCGGTTTCGGAAGCCCCAAATATCAGGATACGGCGCATGCGCATGGAAGCGCCTTGGGGGCGGAAGAGGTTCTCAACACCAAAAGAAATCTGGGGTGGCCCGAAACCCCCGACTTTTTCGTCCCGGAAGACGTCCGGGAACATTTTGATGCTCTTGCACGGGAAAAGACCCGGGCACAGAACCGATGGCAGGAAGAACTCAAAAAATACGGGGAAGCCTACCCGGACCTTCTGGTCCTCTGGAAAGAATGGATGTCCGGTGATGCTCTGGGGAAAAAAGTCCTCGAAAACTACCCTCCGTATTCGCCCGACCCCAAGGGTCTCGCAACGCGTCAGGCGTTCGGGGAAGCCCTGCAGGTCGCCTCGAAAGAGCTTCCTGCCCTTTGGGGAGGGTCGGCAGATCTCGCTCCTTCCAACAACACCCTGATCAAGGGGGAGGTGGATTGCCAGAAGGGGACCCCGACGGGGAAAAACCTGCATTTCGGGGTGAGGGAACACGCGATGGGCGGAATCTTGAACGGAATGTCTCTCACCGGCATGGTGCGCCCCTATGGAGGGACGTTTCTGGTGTTTTCCGATTATATGCGGGGCGCCATGAGACTGTCGGCTCTCATGCACCAGCCCGTCCTCTATGTTTTGACGCATGACAGCATCGGCCTCGGAGAGGATGGACCGACCCACCAGCCGGTCGAACACCTTGCCGGGCTGCGGGCTATCCCGGGCATGACCGTTTACCGGCCGGGAGATGCCAACGAGACCGTCCAGGCCCTTTCCATTATTCTGGCGGATCGCACCGGTCCGGCCTGTCTGGTTTTGTCGAGGCAAAAAGTTCCGACGTTACCGGTTTCTCTGGAAACCGTCCGGAAAGGGGTCGAAACGGGAGGCTACATTGTCCGGGAGACCGGAGAGAATCCCTCGCTTGTTTTGGTGGCGTCGGGGTCCGAGCTGGGGCTTTTGTGGCAGGTTCAGGATCTTCTGAAGGAACGAAAGATTGCCACCCGTCTTGTGTCCGTTCCCTCGATCAGCCGTCTCAGACGACAGACTCCCGAATCAATCGCCCGGATTTTTCCGGCGGACCGGCCGCGCGTTCTTGTGGAAGCGGCCCATCCGATGGGATGGTATCCGTTGGCGAGGCCGGGAGATCTGGTCCTCGGAATGGAAACATTCGGTGCCAGTGCCCCTGCGGAACGACTGATGGAGGCGTTTGGTTTTACCCCGGAGGCCGTTTTGTCCAGGATCGACAGACAGTGGCCGGGGGGATCCTTTCGCTGA
- the pgl gene encoding 6-phosphogluconolactonase: MVSRAEEQLNPSLPRLRVFPDESALAREGAALFVARIRERVLAQGHASVILAGGGSPRLLYEEAGSLFSEWPRAQLEKVFFVPGDERMVPPDDPQSNSRMIRETLFSGGAFPDSSFERIRGESPSLEEEALRYEHLLLDRFKTTGLHVPSFDWAFLGVGEDGHTASLFPGSDPSDEHRRLVLPVSRKGDRLPRISLGYRLLAHAQQTVFLAPGRKKRDILREILVEMKDCPVQKLLTLSFENGHHPEFWIDREADDPSFSRRMLESPVSPDVRGMR, encoded by the coding sequence ATGGTGTCCCGTGCTGAGGAACAATTGAATCCGTCTCTTCCGCGCCTCCGGGTTTTCCCGGATGAGTCGGCATTGGCCCGGGAAGGTGCCGCTCTTTTTGTTGCCCGGATCCGGGAGCGGGTCCTGGCCCAGGGGCATGCATCTGTGATCCTGGCGGGAGGGGGTTCCCCCCGTCTCCTCTACGAGGAAGCCGGATCGCTCTTTTCCGAATGGCCAAGGGCACAGCTTGAAAAAGTCTTCTTCGTGCCCGGAGACGAACGGATGGTGCCCCCGGACGATCCCCAGAGCAACAGCCGGATGATCCGGGAGACCCTTTTTTCCGGAGGAGCATTTCCGGATTCGTCCTTCGAACGGATTCGGGGGGAATCCCCCTCTTTGGAAGAGGAAGCCCTTCGCTATGAACATTTGCTGCTCGACCGGTTCAAGACGACGGGGCTGCACGTTCCTTCCTTTGACTGGGCATTCCTCGGTGTCGGCGAAGATGGTCATACGGCCAGTCTTTTTCCGGGGTCGGACCCGTCCGATGAACATCGTCGTCTTGTGCTGCCTGTCTCCCGGAAGGGAGATCGTCTTCCCAGAATCTCCCTCGGCTACCGTCTGCTTGCGCATGCCCAACAGACTGTTTTTCTTGCCCCGGGCCGGAAAAAAAGGGACATTCTGCGGGAAATCCTGGTCGAGATGAAAGATTGTCCGGTTCAGAAACTTCTGACGCTTTCATTTGAAAACGGCCATCATCCTGAATTCTGGATCGACAGGGAGGCGGACGATCCCTCTTTTTCCCGCCGGATGCTTGAATCACCGGTTTCGCCTGACGTCCGGGGGATGAGATGA
- the glk gene encoding glucokinase: MRDGWIVAGDIGGTKTALGLFSPEDLQKSIRSRNLPEARVSERYPSQEFSGLIPIVETFLEKNRSILNGYPIWATFGVAGPVLENRCQTTNLPWVIEGEGLEKNFGWKQGTVHLVNDLVAMGWGINVVRSSGGIHWLRAGNADKRGNAVLVAPGTGLGEALLEEDHGSLRPWPSEGGHTDWAPFNPEQVRLLQFLWTQFDHVSSERLLSGPGLLNIYRFVSQGSPAPTLLDRGIPEEHLPEHITQAALDGTDPCSPPTLRLFVEILAQEAGNMALKALATGGVFLGGGIPVKILSFLKESSFLERMSQKGRYRELLDTVPVGVLLQEETPLWGAAYEAMLRMPV; encoded by the coding sequence ATGCGCGATGGCTGGATTGTGGCCGGCGATATCGGCGGGACGAAGACAGCACTGGGGCTCTTCTCCCCAGAGGACCTTCAGAAATCGATACGCTCCAGAAATCTCCCGGAAGCGCGTGTTTCTGAACGCTATCCGAGTCAGGAGTTTTCGGGCCTGATTCCGATCGTCGAGACCTTTCTTGAAAAAAATCGTTCCATCCTGAACGGATATCCGATCTGGGCGACCTTTGGTGTTGCGGGGCCGGTTCTGGAAAACCGTTGTCAAACGACCAATCTTCCCTGGGTCATTGAAGGAGAGGGTCTCGAAAAAAATTTTGGATGGAAACAGGGGACGGTTCATTTAGTCAACGATCTGGTGGCCATGGGATGGGGGATCAATGTCGTCCGGAGTTCCGGGGGAATCCACTGGCTTCGGGCGGGAAATGCCGACAAAAGAGGCAATGCGGTCCTGGTGGCACCGGGGACCGGTTTGGGAGAAGCTCTGCTGGAAGAGGATCATGGAAGCCTGCGTCCCTGGCCGTCCGAAGGAGGGCACACCGACTGGGCTCCCTTCAACCCCGAGCAAGTGAGGCTTCTCCAGTTTTTGTGGACGCAATTTGATCACGTGAGCTCTGAACGCCTCTTGTCCGGTCCCGGACTTCTCAATATCTACCGCTTCGTCTCTCAGGGATCTCCGGCTCCGACACTTCTCGACAGGGGAATTCCCGAAGAACACCTTCCCGAACATATTACCCAGGCGGCTCTGGATGGGACCGATCCCTGTTCCCCGCCCACGCTCAGATTATTTGTCGAGATTCTTGCCCAGGAAGCGGGGAACATGGCTCTCAAGGCTCTTGCGACCGGAGGGGTGTTTCTGGGGGGAGGAATTCCGGTCAAGATCCTGTCCTTTTTGAAAGAATCGTCTTTTCTGGAGCGCATGTCCCAGAAAGGGCGCTACCGTGAACTCCTCGATACGGTTCCGGTGGGAGTGCTTCTTCAGGAAGAGACCCCTCTGTGGGGGGCGGCGTATGAGGCGATGCTGAGAATGCCAGTCTAA
- a CDS encoding tetratricopeptide repeat protein, with protein MKPASPAMNKNLEQEKIEQLVRARRYPEAYHLARRFQKTYPEDLNAIYLLAYIEKKVHFLRRGYLTVEKGRKIAPENIDLGILEAEILIQQGHLRKARVLLLHFQKTHPENKVLQKDLIKTYFPTGYDANIPIMDQHIFSLGEIQSPFRPDQFLTASLPRWNLNVSALGINYSGGAAFVGDAQFESPMAGGLRFLAGRTEYMGFVSGRGNGLNSWTYAGMDSRFGDHADLQVDAGDTSLERAGLYAHFFYNPGVLTVDVQGVDNMVWGDFGQAIQLNGLESGVTVSGSLQLTNRLSMGLNYWYYEYTLDDGSLPYGNLHNAFGFLDYQLTSDPEMDVLVGYDDWTIMASSPQTAVLVPEIMRQQYLLVALNAMKQYDNGLLLSGQIGGYDDFYNHIASGEGSLGIRYPVSLHWSLYGNALYFEESTLYSGPSEELMLGLNFIF; from the coding sequence ATGAAACCGGCATCGCCTGCGATGAACAAGAATCTGGAACAGGAAAAAATCGAACAATTGGTCCGTGCCCGCCGATATCCGGAAGCCTATCATCTGGCACGCCGATTCCAGAAAACATACCCCGAGGACCTGAATGCAATTTACCTTCTGGCTTATATCGAGAAAAAGGTTCATTTCCTTCGAAGGGGGTATTTAACAGTGGAGAAAGGACGAAAAATTGCTCCGGAAAATATCGACCTGGGAATTCTGGAGGCCGAGATTCTCATCCAGCAAGGGCACCTCAGGAAAGCCAGAGTCCTTCTCTTGCATTTTCAGAAAACCCATCCGGAGAACAAAGTCCTCCAGAAAGATCTGATCAAGACCTATTTCCCGACCGGATATGACGCCAATATTCCCATCATGGATCAGCACATTTTTTCCCTGGGAGAGATCCAGTCCCCTTTTCGTCCCGACCAGTTTCTGACCGCCTCTTTGCCCCGCTGGAACCTGAATGTCTCCGCTTTGGGCATCAACTACTCCGGAGGAGCTGCTTTTGTAGGAGATGCACAGTTTGAGTCTCCGATGGCCGGAGGTCTCCGGTTCCTCGCCGGGCGGACAGAGTACATGGGATTTGTTTCCGGACGAGGGAACGGTTTGAACAGCTGGACGTATGCCGGAATGGACAGTCGCTTCGGAGACCATGCAGATTTGCAGGTCGATGCGGGGGACACCTCTCTGGAGCGTGCAGGTTTGTATGCGCACTTCTTCTATAATCCCGGAGTTTTGACGGTGGATGTTCAGGGTGTCGACAATATGGTCTGGGGAGATTTCGGTCAGGCGATCCAGCTGAACGGTCTGGAGAGCGGAGTCACTGTCTCCGGCAGCTTGCAACTTACAAATCGCCTTTCGATGGGGTTGAACTACTGGTATTACGAGTACACGCTTGACGATGGAAGCCTGCCTTACGGAAATTTGCACAACGCTTTCGGGTTTCTGGACTATCAGCTGACCTCGGATCCGGAAATGGATGTCCTGGTTGGCTACGATGACTGGACGATCATGGCAAGCTCACCCCAGACCGCAGTGCTTGTTCCGGAAATCATGCGCCAGCAATACCTTTTGGTTGCCCTGAACGCGATGAAGCAATATGACAACGGTCTTTTGCTGAGCGGTCAAATCGGCGGGTATGACGACTTTTACAACCATATCGCCTCGGGGGAAGGCTCTCTGGGAATACGCTATCCTGTTTCCCTCCACTGGTCGCTCTATGGAAACGCCCTGTATTTTGAAGAATCAACGCTCTATTCGGGACCTTCGGAAGAATTGATGCTGGGACTCAACTTTATTTTCTGA
- a CDS encoding HDOD domain-containing protein, translating to MDLESLSQKLESRDSFPSLPEVLSDVIHEIDAENISMEALARLIQKDVSFSAQLVRQANCGMYAEAGHVSTVVQAVRLLGFRMLKGFCLTLPIFSRYRNVSGIADLWYHCQAASACAGIVSRHVTGVEKEEAETAGLLHDLGKVFLILEMRSLTNDLHQTANDPLRSPDWREESEHLGINHCFVGARYGRMFNFPGSILDPILWHHEPQKAIHNKELTHVCCLGDQIATIVGAVHGDFLFVEPVLLHSLDYLGIRPDRFSSILEHCLEVVCRISPIP from the coding sequence TTGGACCTCGAGAGTTTGTCCCAAAAGCTTGAAAGCCGCGACTCTTTTCCTTCTCTGCCGGAAGTGCTCTCCGATGTGATCCACGAAATCGACGCCGAGAATATTTCGATGGAAGCATTGGCCCGGTTAATCCAGAAAGATGTGTCTTTTTCCGCCCAACTCGTCCGGCAGGCAAATTGCGGAATGTATGCGGAAGCGGGCCATGTATCGACCGTTGTCCAGGCTGTTCGGCTCCTTGGGTTCCGGATGCTCAAGGGATTTTGTCTCACGCTCCCCATCTTCAGCCGATACAGGAACGTCTCCGGTATTGCCGACCTCTGGTATCACTGCCAGGCGGCGTCGGCCTGCGCAGGCATTGTTTCCCGCCATGTGACGGGTGTGGAGAAGGAGGAAGCCGAAACCGCCGGACTGCTGCACGATCTTGGAAAAGTTTTTTTGATCCTGGAGATGCGATCTTTGACAAACGATCTTCATCAGACGGCGAACGATCCTTTGCGCTCCCCGGACTGGAGGGAGGAGTCAGAGCATCTGGGGATCAACCACTGTTTTGTCGGAGCAAGGTATGGACGGATGTTCAACTTTCCCGGAAGCATTCTGGATCCGATCCTCTGGCATCATGAACCCCAAAAAGCGATCCATAACAAGGAGCTGACACATGTGTGTTGTCTGGGGGACCAGATCGCTACCATCGTGGGGGCAGTGCATGGGGACTTCCTGTTTGTCGAACCGGTTCTGCTCCATTCCCTGGACTACCTGGGAATTCGTCCCGACCGATTCTCATCAATTCTTGAACATTGCCTCGAAGTTGTTTGCCGAATTTCACCGATTCCCTGA
- the hpnH gene encoding adenosyl-hopene transferase HpnH — protein MSISLHQAVKVGSYIFRQKVKGKKRFPLVLMLEPLFRCNLECAGCGKIQYPEEILNKRLTPEQCFQAADECGAPVVTIAGGEPLIHNEIGEIVQGLVDRKRFVYLCTNAILLEKYLDRIKPSTYLTLSVHLDGLKEEHDHLVCRNGIFDVAVRAIQTAKKKGFRVTTNTTVFEGEDPSRLHKFFDFVTELGVDGMMISPGYSYAWAPDQEHFLRKERTRELFRKLFAPMKEKTNPKRWNFNHSPFYLEFLEGARDYDCTPWGNPNYSVLGWQKPCYLLNDGYAESFSELMNGTDWDQYGHKSGNPRCQDCMVHCGFEPTAVQDATSSIKNTLRSVQSLLPAG, from the coding sequence ATGTCGATATCCCTGCATCAGGCCGTAAAGGTCGGTTCCTATATTTTTCGCCAGAAAGTGAAAGGCAAAAAGCGCTTTCCCCTTGTCCTCATGCTGGAACCTCTTTTCCGGTGCAATCTCGAATGCGCGGGATGCGGGAAGATCCAGTATCCGGAGGAAATTTTGAACAAACGCCTGACACCGGAGCAATGCTTTCAGGCGGCGGATGAGTGCGGTGCTCCTGTCGTTACCATCGCGGGAGGCGAACCCCTCATCCATAACGAAATCGGGGAAATCGTCCAGGGTCTCGTGGACAGGAAGCGATTTGTCTACCTTTGCACCAATGCCATCCTTCTGGAGAAGTACCTGGACCGGATCAAGCCTTCGACCTATCTGACCTTGTCCGTCCATCTCGATGGCCTGAAAGAGGAACACGACCATCTGGTTTGCCGGAACGGCATCTTTGACGTCGCTGTCCGGGCCATCCAGACGGCCAAAAAGAAGGGATTCCGGGTCACGACCAACACGACAGTCTTCGAAGGGGAAGATCCCTCCCGACTCCACAAGTTTTTCGATTTTGTGACGGAGCTTGGCGTGGACGGCATGATGATCTCGCCGGGATACTCCTACGCATGGGCACCGGACCAGGAGCATTTTCTCCGAAAAGAACGCACCCGGGAACTCTTTCGGAAACTGTTCGCCCCGATGAAGGAAAAAACGAACCCCAAACGGTGGAACTTCAACCACAGCCCTTTTTATCTGGAATTTCTGGAAGGGGCACGGGATTACGACTGCACTCCGTGGGGAAACCCGAACTACTCGGTTCTGGGCTGGCAAAAACCCTGTTACCTGTTAAACGACGGGTATGCCGAATCTTTCTCCGAACTGATGAATGGCACCGACTGGGACCAGTATGGTCACAAGAGCGGGAACCCCCGTTGCCAGGATTGTATGGTCCACTGCGGATTCGAACCGACAGCCGTACAGGATGCAACATCCAGCATCAAAAACACTCTCCGGTCCGTCCAGAGCCTTCTTCCTGCCGGATAA